In Schaalia sp. JY-X169, the following are encoded in one genomic region:
- a CDS encoding folate-binding protein YgfZ: protein MADPRALPGPLSSAGAIVADSGPSLGLPLHYGWPADEQDRFERGLGFTYLGEIGVVTVAGPDRLSWLTTLSSQILSDLQPGQSREVLLLDPQGRVTFQFGALDDGTTTWLLTERQFSEDLAQFLKSMQFMLRVEVEDESTGFRGVLTSSQSEEAARVASSALADLGGRMWTDPWPAVTPGGARYFTGTHPGEQAQFRVYVCPASTADEFVGLLLSGAVSDEGGTLPPLSPVGYLAAEATRVAAWRPLRSSEVDERTMPSELDWLRTAVHLEKGCYCGQESVARIVNLGKPPRRLVFLQLDGSGEALPEPGAAVEYGGRQVGVITSVARHWEMGPIALALVKRNLDPTAAVMVGGVDAVQELIVPVEGRSDHSPAERPGAGLKKLDAGKRDIRTRGPGAGG from the coding sequence ATGGCTGATCCGAGGGCGCTTCCCGGGCCACTGTCATCCGCGGGCGCAATTGTGGCCGACAGTGGGCCCTCGCTTGGCCTTCCACTGCACTACGGCTGGCCCGCCGATGAGCAGGACCGCTTTGAACGGGGACTGGGGTTTACCTATCTGGGCGAGATCGGCGTGGTGACTGTTGCGGGACCTGACAGGCTCTCATGGTTGACGACCCTGTCGTCGCAGATTCTCTCGGACCTGCAGCCGGGCCAGTCGCGGGAAGTTCTGCTCCTTGACCCCCAGGGTCGGGTCACCTTCCAATTTGGCGCCCTCGACGACGGCACAACGACGTGGTTGCTGACTGAACGCCAGTTCTCTGAAGACCTGGCCCAGTTCTTGAAGTCGATGCAGTTTATGCTCCGTGTTGAGGTCGAGGACGAAAGCACGGGTTTCCGCGGCGTCCTCACCAGTAGCCAGTCTGAGGAGGCCGCACGGGTCGCCTCATCGGCGCTGGCAGACTTGGGGGGCAGAATGTGGACTGATCCGTGGCCAGCGGTCACCCCGGGCGGAGCGCGTTACTTCACCGGCACGCATCCCGGAGAGCAGGCGCAGTTCCGTGTCTATGTGTGCCCCGCAAGCACAGCGGACGAATTTGTTGGCCTACTGCTCAGCGGGGCAGTCTCGGACGAGGGCGGAACATTGCCGCCCCTGAGCCCCGTCGGATACCTGGCCGCCGAGGCAACCAGGGTTGCCGCTTGGAGGCCACTTCGGAGCAGTGAGGTTGATGAGCGGACAATGCCCTCAGAGTTGGACTGGTTACGCACTGCCGTTCACCTTGAGAAGGGGTGCTACTGCGGGCAGGAATCAGTTGCGCGGATCGTCAACCTTGGCAAGCCACCGCGTCGGCTGGTTTTCCTGCAGCTTGATGGCTCTGGGGAGGCGCTCCCCGAGCCCGGCGCAGCTGTTGAGTACGGCGGTCGCCAGGTTGGCGTCATCACATCGGTTGCCAGGCATTGGGAGATGGGGCCGATCGCCCTCGCCCTCGTGAAACGCAACCTGGATCCAACTGCAGCCGTGATGGTGGGTGGCGTTGATGCCGTCCAAGAGTTGATTGTTCCGGTGGAAGGACGCTCGGACCATTCTCCTGCCGAACGGCCGGGGGCCGGGCTTAAGAAGCTCGATGCAGGGAAACGAGACATCAGGACCCGCGGGCCCGGAGCCGGTGGGTGA
- a CDS encoding response regulator transcription factor gives MTTVLLIEDDPAIAEPLARAFGRENYDVRSHGTARGGLSEVEEADLIVLDLGLPDMDGLDVAREVRSRGLDTPILILTARTDEADMVIGLDAGADDYVTKPFRLAELLARVRALLRRGAGEGAETELVAQDVRIDIPAHRAYVGERELSLTAREFELLRVLVKEAGNMVPREDLMRDVWAQDPQGSTKTLDMHISWLRRKLGDNVTEPHYITTVRGLGFRFEQ, from the coding sequence ATGACTACAGTACTTCTGATTGAAGACGATCCGGCCATTGCAGAGCCCCTCGCACGTGCGTTTGGGAGAGAGAACTACGACGTTCGTTCACACGGAACCGCTCGTGGCGGGCTCTCGGAAGTTGAAGAGGCGGACCTGATTGTCCTTGACCTCGGCCTTCCTGACATGGATGGTCTGGATGTCGCTCGTGAGGTCCGCAGTCGGGGCCTGGATACTCCAATCTTGATTCTTACAGCGAGGACGGATGAGGCCGACATGGTCATCGGCCTTGATGCCGGAGCTGACGACTATGTAACCAAGCCATTCCGACTGGCGGAGCTGCTCGCGCGTGTTCGTGCGCTACTGCGACGTGGGGCAGGGGAAGGTGCAGAGACTGAGCTGGTTGCCCAGGACGTGCGAATCGACATTCCAGCCCACCGCGCCTACGTTGGTGAAAGGGAACTCTCACTGACTGCAAGGGAATTTGAGCTCCTGCGGGTCCTTGTCAAAGAGGCCGGCAACATGGTTCCGCGTGAAGACCTGATGCGGGATGTCTGGGCTCAGGACCCACAGGGGTCAACAAAAACACTGGACATGCATATCTCTTGGCTGCGCCGGAAACTGGGCGACAACGTCACTGAGCCGCACTACATTACAACGGTGCGCGGCCTAGGATTCCGCTTCGAACAGTAA
- a CDS encoding ATP-binding protein: protein MTAVVAVIFVLGVPAGIMAGVMMWNSNQTALDVRAQTVARAVDRRLADDNFVPQSIVAAWSRPVDGQGGPAYTVVTLPGRYKIVSGEPRVGPTLETYYTSSQGVRVEMQISAIKAVRDVVIVEAFVLLGVIASLGLAWYLANVMARRLSAPLIYLAAQAEQIGSGQVRAQVRPSGIEEIDLVQEELVRTGEKMARRLAAERQRSADASHQLRTPLTALSMRLEEIQMISAEEEVRDEAEAGLAQVERLTSVVNELLDSSRRVASNTEVVQLLEVFNTEREEWEPRFVAQGRNLVFVDEAALLALAEDGKLSQILAILIENSLNYGAGTTTVKTRKASSSRAVLVDVSDEGEGISDADASEIFDMGFSGHGSSGIGLALAKDLAQSMGARLELSGRRPPVFTLSLSAIPTNFDPNLVMPVAPIVSVSRRTRKF, encoded by the coding sequence ATGACGGCGGTTGTCGCCGTCATTTTCGTGCTGGGCGTTCCCGCAGGGATCATGGCGGGTGTGATGATGTGGAACAGCAATCAGACGGCTTTGGACGTTCGCGCCCAGACCGTAGCGCGCGCTGTTGACCGTCGTTTGGCTGATGATAACTTTGTCCCGCAAAGCATCGTTGCAGCCTGGTCTCGCCCCGTTGATGGGCAGGGAGGCCCCGCGTACACGGTGGTGACGCTACCGGGCAGGTACAAGATCGTCTCAGGTGAACCCCGAGTTGGTCCGACGTTAGAGACTTACTACACCAGTTCCCAGGGTGTTCGTGTTGAGATGCAAATCAGCGCAATTAAGGCAGTCCGGGATGTTGTGATTGTTGAAGCGTTCGTTCTGCTGGGTGTCATAGCCTCTCTTGGTTTGGCCTGGTATTTGGCGAATGTCATGGCCCGGCGACTTTCTGCCCCCCTGATCTACCTTGCTGCGCAGGCCGAGCAAATTGGTTCAGGTCAGGTGCGTGCCCAGGTGCGGCCGTCGGGAATTGAGGAGATCGACCTCGTCCAAGAAGAGCTGGTCCGTACAGGTGAGAAAATGGCGCGGCGTCTCGCTGCCGAACGTCAACGATCAGCGGACGCGTCCCACCAACTTCGTACCCCTCTCACTGCCTTGTCGATGAGACTGGAAGAGATCCAAATGATCTCTGCGGAAGAAGAAGTGCGAGATGAGGCCGAGGCCGGTCTTGCGCAGGTGGAGCGCCTCACCAGCGTCGTCAATGAGTTGCTTGATAGTAGCCGTCGGGTTGCAAGCAACACGGAAGTGGTCCAGCTGCTCGAAGTTTTCAATACTGAACGTGAAGAGTGGGAACCCCGATTTGTGGCGCAGGGTCGCAACTTGGTGTTTGTGGATGAGGCCGCCCTGCTGGCACTGGCAGAAGATGGGAAGCTCAGTCAGATTTTGGCGATCCTCATTGAAAACTCCCTCAACTACGGGGCTGGAACCACAACGGTGAAGACCCGGAAGGCTAGTTCGTCGAGGGCGGTGCTGGTTGATGTTTCTGACGAGGGCGAGGGGATTTCAGATGCGGATGCATCTGAGATTTTCGACATGGGCTTTTCAGGTCATGGGTCTTCGGGGATTGGCTTGGCGCTTGCGAAAGACTTGGCACAGTCAATGGGTGCACGCCTTGAGTTATCTGGCAGACGCCCCCCGGTCTTCACACTCTCACTTTCCGCAATCCCCACTAATTTCGACCCCAACCTTGTCATGCCTGTTGCGCCAATCGTTTCAGTGAGCCGTCGTACTCGAAAGTTCTAG
- the galE gene encoding UDP-glucose 4-epimerase GalE — MSVLVTGGAGYIGAHVVRLLQERGEEVIVVDDLSTGSASRIGDAELVEVDLATDEAYRILTDTMIDKDVDAVIHFAAKKQVGESVQRPATYYHQNVGGLANLLRAMYDAGVKEMIFSSSAAVYGLPDVDMVPEDVEKHPINPYGETKLIGEWMMRDCGVAWGLKSVALRYFNAAGTGWTDLEDPAALNLVPIILNRLHAGKTPVVFGDDYDTADGTCVRDYIHVMDLANAHLLALDALRNGNAKHGAYNVGTGTGSSVFEVVDGIREISGWDFPIEVSARREGDPGYLVADSSRIKEDMGFQAQFGLADILQSAWDANQLGSKKVQVPTK; from the coding sequence ATGAGCGTATTGGTTACAGGAGGCGCTGGATATATCGGCGCGCACGTTGTCCGACTACTACAAGAACGCGGCGAAGAAGTCATCGTTGTTGATGATCTTTCGACCGGCTCAGCTTCCCGAATCGGGGATGCAGAACTGGTCGAGGTCGACTTGGCAACGGATGAGGCCTACCGCATCCTTACAGACACAATGATCGACAAGGACGTTGACGCGGTCATCCACTTTGCCGCCAAGAAGCAGGTTGGCGAATCTGTGCAGCGTCCGGCCACCTACTACCACCAGAACGTTGGCGGCCTCGCAAACCTGTTGCGTGCCATGTATGACGCGGGCGTCAAAGAGATGATCTTCTCCTCATCCGCTGCGGTCTACGGACTGCCGGACGTGGACATGGTTCCCGAGGATGTGGAGAAGCACCCCATCAACCCCTACGGTGAAACCAAGTTGATCGGCGAGTGGATGATGCGTGACTGTGGCGTGGCTTGGGGTCTGAAGAGTGTCGCTCTTCGCTACTTCAATGCCGCTGGCACAGGTTGGACGGATCTTGAGGATCCAGCTGCGCTGAACCTGGTGCCGATCATTCTCAATCGCCTACACGCGGGCAAGACCCCCGTTGTTTTCGGTGACGACTACGATACGGCTGACGGCACGTGCGTCCGCGACTACATTCATGTCATGGACTTGGCGAATGCTCACCTGCTTGCACTCGATGCGCTTCGCAACGGCAACGCCAAGCATGGCGCATACAACGTGGGCACCGGCACCGGGAGCTCAGTGTTTGAGGTCGTTGACGGCATCAGGGAGATTTCTGGCTGGGACTTCCCCATCGAAGTTTCTGCCCGCCGTGAGGGCGACCCCGGATACCTTGTCGCGGATTCTTCACGGATTAAGGAAGACATGGGCTTCCAGGCCCAGTTCGGTCTGGCTGATATTCTGCAGTCCGCCTGGGATGCAAACCAGCTTGGGTCGAAGAAGGTTCAGGTTCCCACTAAGTAA